DNA sequence from the Rutidosis leptorrhynchoides isolate AG116_Rl617_1_P2 unplaced genomic scaffold, CSIRO_AGI_Rlap_v1 contig555, whole genome shotgun sequence genome:
AAGGTCGTCATTCGTAATTTTGCGAGTATGTTGTATATATATGTAGTTGTTAGGAATAATACTTTATTCATATTTTTCAATAACTGGTAACttgataaaaaataaataaattattaatcatcatactcattatcatcaccatcattgtcatcgtcgtcgtcatcatcatcatcgtcatcgtccgCATCCTCATCCTCGTCCTAATCATCTTCATGAGATTCATCCtcactatcatcatcatcgtaGTCGCCATCTTCATAATCATTATCGTACTCGTCATCATCGAGAGGCGCATTTCCATGAAGTCCTATGGATCGTGCAACATGTTCAACGACAATCTATCCGCAAGTGAATGAGTGAACGGGCATTTCCTCCTATCGTGATCTCTGCCGTTGCAATTGCTACACCCTCATGGTCTTTGATCGGTTTTGTTCGCATAGTCCCTCCGCCCCTTAGTCGTCTGTTAATTCGTTTGCGATCCCGATCGGTATGATGAACCATCCAACTGTCATCCAGTAGGAGCAAAAAATCGGGTTCGAGCCAGTTAGTCGGCAGAGGGTGAAACACACCACTGAACTGTTATCCCCAACCATCCCTTGTATGGCAACGATGAACCAGATCTAGACGACGAACATTGAGTTCCTTCGCAACGGTCATTACATGAGAATAAGGAATCCTGTAGGTGTCCCAATGTAAACATGTGCATGAACCCATGTCAAATTGGACAGTGTTTACATGGCCCGGAACTCCGAGACGCAACGGCGGAGATCTGACACTGAACGTACGCCCAGGAGCATTTGGATATAACGAGACTTCGTACCGTCTGGCGCGCATCTTGTTGTCATCGAATGTCTCAGACGGTTTCGGTGCTAGAGCAGATCTATACCTATTTATTTTTGCTAGCTCGTCTGTAAAAATCGCCATAGCTTTTGCATGAGTGGCCTGGAAAACGCCCTTATCGGCAAGAAGCGATCGCCTCTAAGAACGTTATTGTAACTCTCCGCGTCGTTGGAAGTAGTTATGCCCCATATGTAGAATCCGTCTAGGAACAATGTCCACTTCTCTAGAGGAATACGTTGCAGATATGTAGCTGCATGCTAACTCGTTTCTATAAGATCTGTCCATGCCTTCATATATTTAGCCTCATCCAACTCGGTACACACGTCCCAACATAACCCATATATTCCTTTCTTCTTCGGGACGCTTGCCATCATATTGGCACGAACGTGCTCCATGCAGAACCTGTGCAGGGGTAATGTTTAAGTGATGgattaatttaaatttaaaaatacaaTTAAAGTGCTGTAATCATCACCTGTGAACTCCCCAGTTTGGAAATTTTCTATCCATCTTCACGACAGCAGAAAGGATGCCCGAATGACGATCAGATATGATGCAAGTGAACGTATCTTGTAGAACGTATTTTTTCAGGTATTTCTAGAACCAATACTAGCTGTGGTTCGACTCCACGTCTATGATGACATATGCGACTGACACGACTCTGTGGTTAGCATTCTTCACAATCGCTACGATCGCCTTACCCTTGTACGCCCCTCGGAGATGCGTTGCGTCAACGGTAACTACAGGGTGACTGTGTTGAAATGTGCGTTTCGTCGCACCAAAATGCCAAAATACGTACCTGAATAAATAACCAAAATCAGTAAATTTCCTTTTTAAAGTACCGCGCACAGTAAACATTTGTCCATACCTGAAAACCTTCCTCCGGCTATGTACAACCCCGTCCTCCTTCCTGAACTTCCACTGCACTTTCATCCCATCGTTGCAGTGTTCAAGAGCTCGCATGTAACTGGGCAGTTGGAGAAAATTTATCTCTCAATCTCCATATAACTGGTTCAGTGCCACTCGCTTACTGTCCCAAGTTTTTTTCCTCCCTATTTTACAGCCGAATGCTGCTTCGCATTCTTCAACAATGGACTTGATTGGGTAATTTGGACGGTCGCGAATCTTACCAATTATGACGTGGGCAACATGATTTTGCAAAATATTTCGATCCTCCCGCTCGTTGTTTGCTCCGTCACAATTATGCCCATCACACTAGACTGTCATTTGCCACGTGCGATATTCGCTCTTAAATGAAGCACGGATCTTCCAGTTGCATACAATACCGTTAAACGACTTCTTAGTACGTCTGTTTGGACAATTTATGCATTTTGTCACCCATCTCGTCTGATCTGACACTGTAGTGCGATACTCTGCTCCCCGCCTAGTTGACCATATGGCTATCGCACCCTGAAGCTCTTCCTTGTTCGAAAAATGCGTTCCCAGTTTTATGGTGCTAGGGTCATCATTGTATAACTCTGGACGAGTAGGTATGCGGCGGTTTGTTACCTCATCGGGTCCATCCATATTGCTGAACACATGATATTCTCTTGCGTTAGGAACAATGTAATCCTCGTCGGGGGGGCCGTATTCCCGCCGTCCGCGAGGCCTACTACTCGACTCTCTCCCGGCATTGAATCCTGGTGTTCGACCCGAATTATGAATCGGATGGTAGCTTATGAACAAGTCACGActccaagaatgatgatgatacatcAATGATAATGTAGCATCATCATTGATGACGATACATTGTTTTTCACCGTTATCAATGGTGTATACGTAGATTAGCCTCAATTGTACCGCTTCTCTTTCAATGCCAGCATAAATGCACATTACTTGGGAAAAATCATCATAACTCAACTTATCTTCGATCAAAGACGTTGCGTCGGGAACACTACCTACAACGATCTTCCCATCAACATATTGTACAGAACTCCtccaatatatatttaaatatgaagacatatttaataaaatttaaaaattagtACGAAGAAAAAATTAGGATTTTAAAAAATATTAAGAATGATTGTGAAAATGATGaagaaagattgtgaaaatgtgtattgtGCCGTGAGCCATTTTATAGGCAAAAAAATGAACCGGATACATCATTTATGGGACAAAGGCAGTCCCGGATTTACAATTTTCGGATCAAGTATTAACCGGATATATCATTTCCGAGACAAAGGCAGTCCCGGATTTACCATTTTCGGAAGCCCGGGTACACCATTTCCAGCCAAAGCTTTACCCGGGTACTCCAAATCCGGGACAAAGAAATAGTTACACCCGGGTACCCCAAATCCGGGACAAATAAAAAGTTATACCCGGGTACCCCAAATCCGGGAAAAGAAAAGGTTATACCCGGGTACCCCAAATCCGGGTGAAGCGTTAATTAATTATGATTAGTAATCCAGGATATACGATTTCCGGGAGTAGTAAACCGTGTCCACCTCCTAGGGCTCGGTTATACAAAAATATCGTGCCCATGGAAACTGAGGTGGTGAATGAGTTGATGGATCCACGTGGAGGTGGAATTGAAAAGATGACGGAGACGTCTCCTTCCGTGACTGTCAAACGTGAGAAGCTGAGCCGCAGCATCAATCTTCTGAGGAAATCTAAGGCTGTGGTGGCCAAAATTATCGACAGTTTCTATGTTTCCACCGATTGATGCTTTTGGAGTTGTTGTTTCCTTTAATTTCTATTTTTTTGCTTATGTCTGCTTTGAAGTTGTGTTTCCTTTACTGTAGTGCTTTATTTTCTTGAGTCGGTTTCTATGTTGCCTTATCTCATGTTTAATCTAATAAGATTAGTAATGCCTCATGTTAGTGTTTATACTTATTTCTCCTTTCGAACATGTGACTTGATATTTCATTAAGAGAGTGATGAACAAAGAACCCTACGATGACTTCTCTCAATTGGGAATTTTGACTTTGATAAAAATTCGAAAGCACAAAAACGGTGTTTTGAAATTGCATGTTTCAGGACTTTATTTATTTTGTACATATAGGTCCTTAAATATTATCTATTTACATTTTTTACTTTACCTCTTGAGCAAGTCTGCTCAACCTTAAGCTTGTGTATAAGTTAATTGCAGATCTATATAGCCTTTTTAAGGAgagtttttcttttttcttttcttttcaaaaGGAGTTTATACGTAATATAAAGATCAACTTCTAATGTCATTTGAAAATTTTAACATCCATGTAATTAAAGCTATTATTGGACAGATTAGTTGAGTGGTTCAACATATAAATTCTTTATATGTCAAGGAGATGGAAAAATGAAGAGAAGATGATGCTGCTACGTAGTTTGACTGGAAATATTGATGTATATTAAATTAGATAGACATAATATGTGGTGCTTTTGTAAAAGCGGACAGAAATAAGGAGATCGAGTTCACATAACTCGATCTTGGTTCATAATGCGTGATTAGGGTGTAATTAGTGAAGTAAAATCGAGTTTTGTGTAGCCGAATTTCATGATTAGGACATCATTACCCCATAATATGATTAAACCCCATAATAAGTGATTAAACTTTACAAAATCGGTTACACAGAATACGATTTTGCTTTTGTAAAACTCGAGTACACATAAATCGATTTTGTCATTTTTTGGTCAAACTCGAGTACACAGAACCCGACTTTGGCATGTGATAAGTCAGTCAAACACTTGTCACCCGATGGTGACATGCATGGATTGCCTTTGGATAAATCTCACACAATGTCGTAGACAAGGAACTCGAACATGCAGAAGTTCGTAGACAAGAAACTTGAATTTCTTATGCCATAAACACCTGTCAACAACAGCGGACATGCATGGATTTCGTTTGGATAAATCTTACCCATCTCTCTCACATTCTATAACTCTCACAACACAAGTCTCTCTCAGTGTATCATTTTTCAAGTCTCTCCGTTTATCATTCTCTTAAACTTTAAAATTCTCTCAAAAATTCTTTCCATCTATCACTCTAAAAAATTTCTACGTCCCAAAACTATCTccctttcaaaatcttttcagtctAAATCAAAATCGGTAGTAACAATCTGCGAAAACTCTCTTCTATACTCACAAAATTTTCTCCGTCTCAAAACTCACCGAAATTCAACTTTCTTCGATTGTTCGTTCATCCCGTTTCACGATAATTAAGGTATGATTTTTTTTCCTTCTATATTCTTATTAAGGTATTTAAGATAAGAAATGAAATTAATTTAGTTTTCATAAATTTTTTACTGATGATTTGGTTCGATATTTTTGTATTATATTTCTATTAATGAGAATTTTGTATATGTAGTAATTTGACTAAATCATGTTATGACCGTAATATTGATTGTTAGGAGTATTTAATTAATTGATACATTACATATTGTTTATGGAATTTTGTTTCGTTAAATTCTAAATCTGTAACGAAAGGACTTGTTATATTTTTTAAATGCCTTATGTCAATAGTCCTAATTTATTATTTTGTTGTATTTCATAGATATAATAAGTAATATTTATTCGTGTTTAGGTTATGGAGGCGTCTACGTCTGGTGGATCCCAGATAGTGAATCGTCATCATGGATCACTATAGGAGCTTGCCTTTCGCCGCTGCCATCCGTGTATACAAATTGGAGATACAACTGCACCAACTCTTCCATACGAATACCCACATTATTATACATTAATTCTAAAAATTCATCATAACTCATGATACGATCAATTAAACATTGTGAGTCGGCAATACCGTTGCACACTAATTTATTATCCACCACAAGTAAAGAATTCCTCCAATACAAATTCAAATAGAAAAAAGACATATCGTAGACGAGTTATTGGATGAAGAGACGCTTAAAAAAAGAATGAACTGATATCATCTGTTAAAAAAAATGCGTTTAAAAAAACTGGATGTAGAAAAATTTGTTTGTGCTGAAACGTTCTTATAGCAATATTATATACAACTAAAATTTAGCAACGAAAATTCAAATTCCACAATTCACATTCAACGAACATTCAGCTCGTAATCAGGTGTCTATCTAACTTTTTTTTTTCACCGAATCATGCTAATTTTGAAAATAAATCGAGTTCATAGAACTCGACTTTGTTAATTTTTAACCAAAATCGAGTTTTGTGATTTCGATTCTATTATTTTCTAAGCAAAATCGAGTACGGTGTTTTCGGTTTTGTTAATTTTTGCAAAGTCGTGTTCTATGATTTCGACTTTGTTAATTTTATGCAAAGTCGGTTTCTGTGCTTCCGAATTTGATTATCTAATATTAAACCGAGATCGAGTTTTCTGAACACGAACATAATCACAATTAAGCTTCTCTGAACTCGATATCTCTATTTCTGTCCATGATTCCACTTCAACCCACAAGACTGTAGCGCGTTCAGATAAATATAATCAAAACAATTTGTGAAGAGCGATTTTTGCTGCAGTGAACAGAGGAGATTGCTACATTCATCCTGTGGAAATGAAAGTAATAAATCATTGATAATATCTTCCATCTATACTTTCCAATGCTGCACAAATAAACATATCAAATTCTTCATTGTTTAAAGCCTTTGAAGCGGTACATATGAAACTCTCTTTaagagattgctacattcaccctCATTTTTGTATTCAACAAAATAGGAACAAAATCTTAACAATACTTAGAACATCATAGGAAACAAACCATGAATTTATAATTTCTGTTAGTGTctgttatataatattattacttgctttttttttttttttttgatgatcgATATTATTACTGTAGTTAGGAATACTATAACAACTTTTAATTAGATAAAACAGAGAAAATGGAGACTTGGCTCACAAAGTTCACGATGCAATTCTTATACTTCATTACATAAGGATACATGTCTCCACTGGAGATAACAAAAAACATCCTTACATTACATTAGACACTAGATACCATTCAGATCGAAACAGAAGTTAAAATAGCCTAGACCAGACCACAGAAACAAATTAAGAGTACTACAACGAAACAGAACAAGAACACTTTGAAATTCATCAAGCAGTTGTAACATAGAAGTTGTCCATGATCTTGGCAACCACTGCCTTAGATTTCCTGAGCAGATTGATACTACAGCTCAACTTCTCTCGCTTTCCAGCCACAGAAGGAGACTCCTCCAACAATCTTTCAAGTCCACCACCATGTGGATCCATCAACTCATTCACAATCTCAGCTTCCATTTCCTTGTCCACGAGATTCTGCAGACTAAACTGCAAATGTAGTGCCATTGAATCGACCAACCTCCTCAGAACTATCTTCCAATAAGCAATCATCCTCATCTTCAAGTCGAATGCTTGATTCAGAGACTGAGTGCTAAACTTACTCAAATGAGATGTTTCAAATTTCGCATCCATAAAACCTCCGAGGCCGATCTCGAAGGTCTGATGTTCCTTGACGTTTTCTAAGAATGTGTCCCATTTAGACATGAGTTTGGTCCATTCAGACATATAATCAGGACTACTAGTGTAATCTGTGAGTTTCTCCATTTGGACAATCTCCATAACACGATTGACGGAGTGCTCTTTCATTTTGGCGCTAAAATTATTTGTAGCTCGCCTAGCCGACAGCTGAAGCTGGTGGTAATTGCTGGAATGGTGCATCAGAACTGTTATCACTATCACCTCAATGTAATCCCACACCTTCTCGATGAACTCAACAGGCATTCTAGAGATCTTGTCAACTCTCTTCTGAAGTACAGTTAGGAAAGCGTTACGAGGCAGGAAATTCGGTAACCCAATGGATTTGGATTCCTCCAGAATTTCCAATTCTTCAACTAAGAAATCTCCCGAGTCATTCTCTTCACAATTCCGGAGCTCCACCGAGAAACTATTCAGCATTTCAACCAGTCTGGCAGTACAGTGCATCTTCTTATTGTCAGGGTACTCCTCGAATTCACCGGCAAGAAGAATTTTCCTCAAGGAGTCCTTTGTCGAACCAATTACCCTCATGAAAGTCGTCATAACTTCAGCAGATGAAGACAAGACTCTTGGCATATTGTTGAACTCGGAGACACTCGCATTCAACTTGTCATTAATCTGCCTCACAATATCCGGCATGTTTCTAGCAATACTGTTGGCTTGAATCTGAGTCAGTTTTTGGGCTAAAACAGGAATACCCACAATTGACTTGTCAATCTTTGAGAGCAAAGGATGAGTCTCGAAAATTTCAGCTTCTTCTTTCCTTGCCTCGTCATAAGACTCGTCCCCGATTCTATTCCTGACACATACATAGCCTAAGCCAATGTTGACATCATCGGAAGTAACTTTCTCCAACAAGCCTTCTGGTGACTTGTCCACCTTAGTAACCACAGCGAGAGTCCTTTGTCCAGTCCTGTCCACCTTCTGCGACAGAGTAATTGACTCACAAGTCGAAAAGTCAACACTGGCAGATATAACATTCAGTATGATACTTTGCTCAGGCTTGATGTACTCCATGATCATGTTAGTTATCTGCTCGTGAATATTTTCCGGCTGGCCTTGAACCGGAACTCGAGTAATTCCAGGGAGATCGACCATGGTGAGATCAGGAACGCCCTTCTTCTTGACAACCAACGTAAGAGGCTTGTTGGATATACCTTTACCCGTGCCAGCAATTTCTCCGGTGGCAGCAACAATGGCTTCAGCGATATGAGCTTCATCGGAATGGACAATTTTGCCATTacattccaacgagaattccggtTTATCATAAGGCCCTTGATTTTGTAGCCTCATAATCAGAGGAACTCTCGTGCAGATTCCTTGTCCACGTGGAAGGGTGATTCCAGCAAGAGATTCTAGAACACTAGATTTGCCAGAAGACTGGTCTCCGACAACCACAATTGTTGGAAGTTGAATCCCTTCTTTCATAATGTTGAGACGCCTGAGGCTGTCGACAGCGTCGAGAAGAGGTCGGATTTTCTCGTTGTAGGATGAGATTATGGGGGCGCTAATGGCAGTGTTAGACATGTCTTGTTCGTCTTCCTCGGGAGGAAAAACTGATAGTGGCTTAGCATCAAAGTTGACGATGCTGCTACTGGAATTGCTCGAGAATTCCTCAGCTGGACCCATAATTTTCATTCGTATACAAAGAAAGAAAATGACAATTTGCTTTTGAAAATGTGGAGAGTGAGAGATGGAAGATGTAGAGTAAATTATAAAGGTAAACTTTTTAAAACCAATGTGAACGTTTTGGAACGGAATGAGGCGGAGGTGGACATGCGTAGTCCGACCGGTTTTCTATAGCCGGTCGGACTGATTAATTAGCATTAATCACTCTACAAACGGTTTTGTCATGGCCGGTCAAAGGGCTTTGCCATAACCGGCTTTGCCGTGGCCGGTCTTAGTGTACAACCGGCTTTGTCATGACCGGTCAAAGGGCTTTGCTATAACCGGCTTTGTCGTGGCCGGTCTTAGTGTACAACCGGCTTTGCCATGGCCGGTCAAAGGCTGCCACACTACTCCCCCATTGCATGCTTGACACGTGTAGACGGAAGAGAAAATCTGCCAGTTGTACATATTCTTCTTCTCCATCCGTctctcatctccatctctctcattTCTCTCATTCTTCTTCTTCATACTCTCTCATTTCTCTCGATCTTTTTTTTTACCTCTCTAAaattttatcattcttattattttgaaGTGAAAAGGAAGCCAAATACTAAGGAGTGTTTCGACGAATTTGTTCTATGGACGTTATTCCGACGTTTAAGGTATTTTTCTCTTTTTATATTTAAATTTCGTTGCAATTTAAAGTATTTATGCAATGTAATCATGTAATGTTTAAATGACCCAACAATATTTGACAAGCTTTTTATTTCCTCCACCCGtaacaaaattaataatttttaattattataaattttaaccACTTGATAAAAATAAATTAATGTTTTCTTTAAAAgaagttaaaaataaaaaataatgtaGGTTAAAAAAAATAGATTAGTTTTTTCATAAAGATGATAAAAAACTACCTAAATTTAATTTCTTAataaaaaattattaaataaaatttattacATATAATTAAGATTTGaatgtatatttttttttgttaaataatttatttgtataaatcttttaaaaatttaaaatttattaaattttaataagaTGATCTGTAAAAAAAATTTAATGATAATGTAATATATTTTTAAAtcaaatcattttattaaaatcaatgaaaTAGGAAACTCATGATTTAATTTGTGTAGCATATCATTCGTTAGATTATTTTAGTGGGTTCAAATTGTATGATGATAAATTATTGGATTAAAAAACTATTGACGTGGAAACTCGCGTACGATTTTTAAGGTGATTCATTTTAGATGactaattttattttttatttctttacAGATTATGGTGGCGAGATCTTCCTGGATTGCGCAGGGTCCTACCGTGGGGGATCTACTGTGGTTTCAGCCGCAGCACAGATCGCGTGACATATATTCGTCCGGGGAGGACGTTGACAGTGCAATGAGGCTGAGGAGAGCTGACGCTTTCTTCTGGGAGTGTATGCGGGATGACCAGTATACACTACTAGAGGTCATGTATTACATAGAGATGATGGGTTTCGGTTTGGTCGCAAAGATAGGATATATGGAGTACGACCATCATCTCCTGACCGCACTTGCCGAGCGATGGAGGCCCGAGACCCATACCTTCCATCTATCCGTCGGTGAGGCCTCCATCACCCTACAGGACGTCGAGGTGTTGCTTGGACTGCGGGTCGACGGTGCGCCCGTTACTGGTACAGAGGCGTACCCCGAGGACATCGACGGGTATCTATTTAGAATGTTGGGCTTTGTGCCGGAGAAGACTTCGAAGACCGGCATCAAACTTTCAGCATTAAGGATTACCTGCAGCGACATCGCGGGCATGTAGATATCACTCAGGTGGAGGCGCTGCAGAGGGCGCGATGCCACCTCGCTTTCCTGCTTGCTGGTTGCTTCTTCCCCGATCACAGCCATAATAAGATCGATTTATTCACACTGCGCCTCCTAGAAGACCCAGAGGCATGCAGTTGTTACAGCTGGGGCAGCGTCGTGCTGTCCTACACATATCGCGCACTGTGCGATTCGGCCCGCTCCGGAGAGCAGAATTCTCACATGTGCGGGCTACTCGTCCAGTCATGGGCATGGACGAGGATTTTTAAGGTGAGGCCAAGGTTTCGTCGAGGGCCTGAGCTGCCGGAGGACTCCCCACTTGCTGCAAAGTTAGTTCGCGTAcatataaattataactaaattCATGAATTATTTGTTTCTGCGATCATACGTTTTCTAGGCAGATTGCTTTACTTCTAATTGATGCAGGTGGACGAGACCTCTGACCAGGACGACCATTACAAGCCACTCCCTCGTGGCGTACAGAGATCAGTTGTCGC
Encoded proteins:
- the LOC139884458 gene encoding dynamin-related protein 4C-like; translated protein: MGPAEEFSSNSSSSIVNFDAKPLSVFPPEEDEQDMSNTAISAPIISSYNEKIRPLLDAVDSLRRLNIMKEGIQLPTIVVVGDQSSGKSSVLESLAGITLPRGQGICTRVPLIMRLQNQGPYDKPEFSLECNGKIVHSDEAHIAEAIVAATGEIAGTGKGISNKPLTLVVKKKGVPDLTMVDLPGITRVPVQGQPENIHEQITNMIMEYIKPEQSIILNVISASVDFSTCESITLSQKVDRTGQRTLAVVTKVDKSPEGLLEKVTSDDVNIGLGYVCVRNRIGDESYDEARKEEAEIFETHPLLSKIDKSIVGIPVLAQKLTQIQANSIARNMPDIVRQINDKLNASVSEFNNMPRVLSSSAEVMTTFMRVIGSTKDSLRKILLAGEFEEYPDNKKMHCTARLVEMLNSFSVELRNCEENDSGDFLVEELEILEESKSIGLPNFLPRNAFLTVLQKRVDKISRMPVEFIEKVWDYIEVIVITVLMHHSSNYHQLQLSARRATNNFSAKMKEHSVNRVMEIVQMEKLTDYTSSPDYMSEWTKLMSKWDTFLENVKEHQTFEIGLGGFMDAKFETSHLSKFSTQSLNQAFDLKMRMIAYWKIVLRRLVDSMALHLQFSLQNLVDKEMEAEIVNELMDPHGGGLERLLEESPSVAGKREKLSCSINLLRKSKAVVAKIMDNFYVTTA